CATTAGTAAGTCGCAGACGGGCGGAATCAAAGGCGCGATCGGCTTGGCCGAGGATACCTCCGACGCCTCCGTAGCGGTGCGCCAGACCGGGCCAATCAGGGTCAAAGAGACGTTCGAGAATGGCGAGGACGCCTTCACTGAAAAGCGCTCCGTGCTATTCAAGCGCCTGCACGTCAGCCGGTTTTGGGACGCGGCGCATAAAAGTTTTGTGTACCTGGTGTGGACCGATCGACTGGTCAACGGCTCGCCGCATAATTCGATCTCGGCGGTGGTGGCGCAGCCGTGGGGAACGCAGGCGCCTGATCTGTCGCTAATCGAATCTGCAGCCGCACCATAATTCCTGGATGCGCACAGATACGCGATCGAAGTCGCCGCGACAGCGCGATCGGCCACGGCGTTTAGCCCGATCCTCGGAAAGTTCGCAAGGTTGATTGGCGCGGATCCGGCGACGCGATCGAGCCGCCGAGGTAATGGCACATGATTGTCGGCGTTCCCACCGAAATAAAGCAGGACGAGCGCCGCGTCGCGCTCACGCCGGCGGGCGTCGTCGCGCTGAAGCATCATGGCCACAGCGTCATCATTCAGCGCGGCGCGGGAGCCGGCAGTGGATTTGGCGATGGCGACTATCGTGCCGCAGGTGCGCGGATCGCGGGCTCGGCGGTCACTGTCTGGCGCCGCGCTTCGATGGTCCTCAAGGTTAAGGAGCCGCAGCCGTCGGAATATAGTTATTTGCGGCCAGGACTAATCCTTTTCACGTATCTCCATCTGGCCGCTGACCAGCGGCTCGCGCGCGAACTTCTGGCGCGGCGTGTCATCGCATTGGCTTATGAGACTGTTCAGCTCGACGATTCAAGTCTGCCACTGCTTGCGCCGATGAGCGAAGTCGCGGGCCGTCTCGCAATTCAGGTCGGCGGCTGGTGTCTGGAGGCGCAAAACGGCGGGCGCGGCGTCCTGCTGAGTGGTGCGCCGGGGGTGCGGCCGGGGCGCGTGCTCATCATTGGCGGCGGCATCGCCGGGCTCAACGCCTGTCGAGTCGCCATCGGTGTCGGCGCCCGTGTCACGATACTTGACGTTAATCCGGTCAGGCTGCGTTATCTCAACGATCTGCTCGGCAGCCAGGCGATCACTGTGATGTCAAACCGCGCCACACTGGAGGAGGAACTGTTCCAGGCGGATCTGGTCGTTGGTACCGTGTTGATTCCCGGCGCCCGCGCTCCGCGCCTGATAACGACGCGTGCGGTGTCGCGGATGAAGCGCGGAGCGGCGTTGGTCGACCTCTCGATCGATCAGGGCGGCATTTCCGAACTCTCGCATCCGACTACCCATGCGCGCCCAATCTTCGTCCGCGAGGGCGTAGTTCACTATTGTGTCACCAATATTCCCGGCATTGTCCCACATACCTCGACCTATGCGCTGACTAACGCCACGATACCATACGCGCTCGAAATCGCGGACCACGGCGTACTGGAGGCGGGCGCGCGCAACCGGGCGATACAACTAGGCCTCAACACATATAACGGCGTGGTCGTTCATCCCGCGGTCGCAACCGCCCTGCGACTCAAGCCGTCGTCGCCCTGGAGCTGACCGCTCGGTTGCGCGCGGCAAAACTACACT
The Candidatus Binataceae bacterium genome window above contains:
- the ald gene encoding alanine dehydrogenase, with product MIVGVPTEIKQDERRVALTPAGVVALKHHGHSVIIQRGAGAGSGFGDGDYRAAGARIAGSAVTVWRRASMVLKVKEPQPSEYSYLRPGLILFTYLHLAADQRLARELLARRVIALAYETVQLDDSSLPLLAPMSEVAGRLAIQVGGWCLEAQNGGRGVLLSGAPGVRPGRVLIIGGGIAGLNACRVAIGVGARVTILDVNPVRLRYLNDLLGSQAITVMSNRATLEEELFQADLVVGTVLIPGARAPRLITTRAVSRMKRGAALVDLSIDQGGISELSHPTTHARPIFVREGVVHYCVTNIPGIVPHTSTYALTNATIPYALEIADHGVLEAGARNRAIQLGLNTYNGVVVHPAVATALRLKPSSPWS
- a CDS encoding CreA family protein yields the protein MREKRKAKRAMAIVASLGAAGLLLSCRSGSETHHTVGSVNTAFKLIGPDHKIIIESYDDPKIEGITVFISKSQTGGIKGAIGLAEDTSDASVAVRQTGPIRVKETFENGEDAFTEKRSVLFKRLHVSRFWDAAHKSFVYLVWTDRLVNGSPHNSISAVVAQPWGTQAPDLSLIESAAAP